In Gimesia chilikensis, the genomic window CTGTTCCATGGGAATGAAACGGGGCTGGAAAAAGTCGTCATCCCGGGGTTGATAGCGATTGTCATAAACGAGCTGCCGCACCGCGCGTTGCGTTTTCAATTCTTTCCGCTGTATCTCACCGTTGACGTAGAGATCCCCCTGCTTGACCTGCACCTTTTCTCCGGGCAGTCCCACAATCCGTTTGACATAAGCCTGGGTAGGTTTGATCGGATTCTGAAACACCACGACCTCCCAGCGGCGGGGTGGTTTGAGATAGTAGGCGTGTTTGAAGACCAGCAGCTGATCACCTTCGTTGCGGGGCACGTGGGTCAGATCGATGGAATTCGTATTGCAGTTGGGACACGTCGCGTACTCGCCCACACCCGCGTTGACATCAGCCTCTCCGGAAGCTCCCTGGAAACGGTTCGAGGAAACCGATTCGTCGTAGGCGACTCCGTAAGTAAACGAATAATCACAGCGGGGGCAAGTCACCTGTTTGTGATAACCCAATAGCGACGGGGCCATTGAGCCCGTTGAGATCATATAACCTTCCGCTTCGAAGGTCCGGAAGAGAATCACCGCAATTGCGAGTGCGACCACAGACTCCACCACCATCCGCATCAGACTGGTTCGCTCGGGAACCTCTTCTGTGCTGGAATCGGTTTGAAGGGATGATTGGTGCATCGCAACTTACAACAGAAGACAGTGAATTCAGCTGAACCCGAGATCCAGCCAGCGGTAATCAGGGGTCTCATTTTAATAGATCCTGCAGGGCTCTGGAAATAGCGGTTCACTGTCTCCCTGCACAGATCGCTGCATTTCTTTCATAGAAACAACGGTGATGATCACCAGCAGCCAATGAGACGAGCGTTGCAGTTCTGATCTGACTTTAAAACATGGTTTTGAAACCACTTAGCCCACGAAGCAGAACAGCAGCAGCATACAGATCCAGATCACGCCCAGAAAATGCCAGACGACAGAGCAGGCATGGACGCCCCAGTGATACTCATGGTCGTACTCATAGAGATAGGCTTTGTAAATTACATAACCGAGGACACCAAAGGCCACGATGAAATGCACCGCGTGCAGCAGCACAAAGGCGAACAGCATGCCGTAGCTGCTGAGGTAGCGATATGAATCCTGAGCCGGGTCGAGTGAGAGCAGCAGTTCTCCGTGCTGGCTTAAGACGTTCATCAGCCCCAGGGTCTGAATCACAAAGAAAGCGCCGCCGAGCAGGAAGGTGAGGTTCAGGCAGTTACGAAACTGCTGCTGCTTTTCCAGCCGGACGTAATACAGTGAGCGGTGAATGGTGATACTGCCCAGAATCAGCAGCGCGGTGCTCAACCAGAGAATCGGAGGGATCACCAGATTGATGGGCTGGGATGTCTGAGCCATACTGGTGCGTACAACCACGTACGCCAGCAACCCTCCGACGAATAGAACCGCGATACTGAAGAGGAAGATGGCCAGTCCGAAATCCCGCTGACTGAGTCGGTCGCGGGATGTGAACAACATCGCGCAACGATCACGAATAGAGCGGCTCCGGTAAGTAGGCATGCTGACCTGCCATCGCACTGAAAGCGAAAAACGAAACGTGGAATATCAGAACTGAGCCTCCTGTGGCTCAGTTCTATTTTCTGTCACAGCCCGGGCAAATTCAAGATTACTTCTTATCAGCGGCTGGCTTTTCAGGAGCCGGTTTCGACTCTGCTTCAGGAGCTTTCTCAGCCTTCGCCTCGGGAGCTGCCTTTTTTTCGGCTGCTTCAGGGGCTGCCGCTGGTGCAGCCTGCTCGCCAGCCGGGGCAGCGGGCGCGGGTGCAGCCGGTGCTTCTGCTGCTACAGGCGCGTTATCTTCCTGGAACCCTTTCACGTAATGATCGTACGCGTGCGAGTCGAGGAGGATCATGCAGAGGAAGAAGGCCGCAAAACAGATCGAGAAGAAGAAGGTGATGCGGTTCAATGGTTTATCGTACCAGAGGTGCATAAAGATGAAGACCACCAGGGATGCCTTCGCTGTCGCGATCGCCATGGAGACAATCACATCCACGCTGCCGGTATCGTACTTGGCGGCTTCTACGGTCACGATGGTCAGAAACACCAGGGCCAGGAAGACACCGACCAGCACTTTTACCGGAACGATGTGTACGTGGCAGCTCTGAGCCTCTTCTGCGTGAGCATCACTTTCAACATGATCTGACATGATGAATTCTTTCGTCTCTTTATCTGTTTCACTTCGGAGTGGCGAACCACTCCTTGAGGAATTACTTGGAATATCAATGACGCTAGTTGATCAGGTACAACAGCGGGAACAGGTAGATCCAGATGAGGTCGACCAGGTGCCAGTACAGACCGACGAAATCGACTGCACCAAAGTAGTATGTTGTGAAGGCACCGTTAACCGTCCGCACAATCAACCAGCTGATGGCGATCATACCACCGATAATATGGATGGCGTGCAAGCCGGTCATGCAGAAGTAAACACTGAAGAAGGTACCGGCCAGTTTGGGCTCAGGCACTTTCTCAGTCTGCTCGGCATATTCAATGGGAGCAGTTTCTGCCATCTGGATTTCCTGTTTGGTGGGCTCCTCATGATGACCGAAGGCATGGTAGCCGATGCTGGCATAAGCACCGAGCTGCATTCCGACCGCAGAGACCAGGAAACAACCGGCGATGGTCGCCAGATTTTTCTTATTCGGATTTTTAATGAGTGCTCCAAAGGCAACACCAGAGAGTACGATAACCACCCAGAGAACGAGGGTCATGTAAGACAGTGTGGCCTTGGTTTTTTCGAAGAGCGTGTCACCTTCGTTGTGACTTTCTTCAGTGTGTGCTTCCTCTTTTTCAGCTTCGATGGCTTCGGCTTCGAGGGCAGCTGCCGCTGCAGCTCCGGGAGCCTTTTCCGGATCGACGTGCTCCTCGCCGTGGTGTTCCGGGCTGACGTAAGCACCGGCCCAGAGCAGACCGTGGTGTGCTTTCTCAGTGTATTCAAACGATTTGACACCCAGGAAGATCGCTGCACAACCCAGGGTGATCACCAGACAGGTCAGCAATCCGCGTGTCTGTCCCAGCTGGGCACAACGCACGCCCCAGGCCATGGTCAGACTGCTGAAGAGCAGTACGATGGTATTAGCTGCGCCGAGGGTCGTATCCAGGAACTGGCTGGCATAGACAAAGACTTCAGGGTGCAGTGAACGATAGACGGCATAGAAGCCGAACAGACCGCTGAAGAACAGCACTTCAGTGACCAGGAACAGCCAGATACCCAGTTTACCGGTATCGAACTGCTGCTGATGCGAGTCGAAGTGATGCGCCAGCCGGGGATCATGGTGCTCATGATCGTGGGCGTCTGAATGTTCGTCTGTTGTGGTGGTGGCCGCGGTATTCATTAAGCTTCTTTATCTCCTGATGCGGTCACAGATTGCTTGTTATCCCCCTGACATTCAACGGGAACGTATCCTCCGATTTCCTCGTTGTAAACCACGGATTCCATTACGTAGGGATCGCCGGCCAGGGGAGGATGATCGAAGTTATTATGTGGTGGTGGTGAAGAGCACTGCCATTCCAGGGAAGCACCTCCCCAGGGATTCGCTGGTGCTTTCTTGCCACGGTACACCGAGTAAATCAGGGTGGCAGCCATCAGGGCGGAACTCAGTCCCAGCAGGTAGGCACCACAGGTAGACATGATGTGCAGTCCCTGGAATTCTTCCAGGTAGGTGTAGTATCGGCGAGGCATGCCCCGAGTTCCCAGCAGGAACTGCGGGAAGAAGGTCAGGTTGAAGCCCAGGAAGACTCCCAGGCAGGCAATCCGTCCCCAGGTCTCGCTGAACATCTTACCGCTGATTTTAGGCCACCAGTGGTGAACAGCAGCAAACAGACCGACCAATGAAGACCCCATCATCACGTAGTGGAAGTGAGCCACCACGAAGTAGGTATCGTGCAGGTGGACGTCGGTGGCGAGTGTTGCCAGGAAGAGCCCGGTCAGACCACCGATGGAGAAGATAAAGATAAACGCCAGACCGTAGCACATCGCGGTGGTAAAGCGAATCGAACCTTTATACATCGTAGTCAGCCAGTTGAAGACCTTGATCGCCGAGGGAATCGACACACTGAAGGTAATCGCACTGAAGATCACAGCCACGACGCGGGATTGACCGGAGACAAACATGTGGTGTCCCCAGACCAGGAAGCCGAACATCGCGATCGCGATACTACTGTAGGCGATGAACCGATATCCGAAGATGTGCTTGCGGCTGTGAACGGCGATCACTTCACTGACCACACCCATGGCCGGCAGAATCATCACGTACACAGCAGGGTGCGAATAGAACCAGAAGAAGTGCTGGAACAGCACAGGGTCACCCCCGAGTGCCGGATCGAAAATCCCGATATGGAAAGCCCGCTCGACGATGAGCAACAGACCAGTGATCCCCAGAACGGGAGTTGCCAGAATCTGAATCAGTGCGGTTGCATACAGAGCCCAGAGGAACAGAGGCATTTTGAACCAGGTCATTCCGGGAGGACGCATCGTGTGAATCGTCACGATGAAGTTCAGCCCGGTAAAGATCGAACTGAAACCCAGAATGAAGACCCCCAGCAGGGCCGTGATCACCGCGGTACTGGTGGTGACACTGTAAGGTGTATAGAAGGTCCAGCCGGTATCCAGTCCACCCAGCACGATCGCTGCGAGGAAGAAGGCGGCCCCGAACATCCAGAGGTAAAAGCTGCCCAGGTTCATGCGGGGGAAGGCCACATCTTTGGCCCCCAGCATCACCGGCAGGATGATATTCCCGATCGCCGCCGGAACCCCGGGGATAATCACCAGGAAGGTCATGATCGCCCCGTGCAGGGTAAACATCTGGTTGTAGGAATCGGGTCCCATCAGAACGCGCTCAGGTGAGAGCAGCTCCGTACGCAGCAGAACTGCGAACAGGCCCCCCAGGAAGAATGAGCAGGTCACCCCGATCAGGTACATGATACCAATGCGTTTATGATCGAGTGTGAAGAACCAGCTCTTCCAGCCACTGGAACAGTTCAGATAATTCAATTCACGGTATTGAATCGGGAAATTTGATTTTGGATCGGAGGAGTCAACTACAGTTGCCATCTTCCAGCCTCCTGAATGATTTCAAATAATGTCGGATCGGCGATCCGGAAACACAATCGAGAACCAGGTTCTCACTTTGATTTATTTTATCAGCGACGTCTGTCGCCCGTTCTACTTCTGAGCTTTGATAAAGGCAATAATCGCTGAAATGTCCTGATCGGTCAGCTGCCCCTTAAAGGTCGGCATGATCGGTCTGAAACCGGCAACGATTGAGGCCTGAGGTTCCAGAATGGACTCACGCAGATAATTATCATCTACTTTGACCGTGGAACCATCAGTCATCTTCTCATCCTTGCCGTACAGACCTTTAAAGCTCGGTCCATTCTTAGGTGTACCGTCCAGCGAGTGACACTGGATGCAACCACGACTTTTGTAGAAATATTCACCCGCTTCGACAGGTGATTTGTTTTTATGAATGTCAGAAGCCTGCTGCAGCCACTTGTCGAAGTCGCCACGGGTTTCGTGCACGATTACTTTGCTGATCATGTTAGAGTGTTTCTGACCACAGTATTCGGCACACATCAGCGGGTATTCACCGGCACGCGTGGCTTTGAACCATTCCTGGGTGTAACGCCCGGGAACGACATCCATTTTGGTCCGGAAGGCGGGAACCCACAGACTGTGGATCACGTCGTCGGAAGCCATGGTCAGCGTGACGTTTTCCCCTTTGGGAATGTGCAGTTCGCTTTCGATCCAGCCATTGGGATACTGGAAGGCCCAGGACCACTTCTTGGCAATCACATTGATATCGTAAGAGTCACTGGGAGGCGTCCGCATATCGATGTAGCCGGTGAAGCCAACCCAGAACATCACAATGGTGAGCAGTGTCGGGATCACGGACCAGGAAAGTTCCAGCGTCAGATTGTGTGTGCTGGTCTTTTCGGCTTCGACACCAGGTCGATGGCGGTATTTGACCATAAACAGCACCATCAGACTGACAATCAGTACGAAGAAAAACGTACAGACATACAGAATGAAGAAGTAGACAGAATCGCTGTGTTCTGCCACTGTTGAACCTTGCGGCGGGAACCAGAACCCGGCATCGGCGTTTGCTAACATGTTAGGGATGAATAGTTTCATCTGCATTCACACAATCAACTGTTGAGTGTTAAATAATTTCAGGTATTAACCAGAACTGATTAAATCACAATATCGCTATTTTTCGGGAGTCGAGAAGTGCCTCGTCTCCTGTGGAACCTCGTGAGTCTGGGCATCGCCTGTCTCAAGTGCCTGTCTGCCTTTACGTCCCCTCCAGTAGGGAATCAGAACGACAGTCAGAATGAAGACGGTGGCAAAGCCGCCGATTTTCATGATATTCCTTGCGGTCGGAGCATACCGACCACTGTCTGCATCGTAATGAAAACAGAACAGTAAAAAACGATCAACGGTGGAACCGATTTTACCTTCTGACGCTTCCACCAGCGCCAGTTTCAGGGTCTGTTTCGGAAAATTAATTCCGTATAAGTAACGGGAAACGCGTCCATCGGGAGTGCAGACCAGCAGGACTGCCGGATGGGCATATTCCTGGCGTTCCGCCACATACTGATATTGGACTCCCATCGCATCCGCTAATTTATCGATGGACTCTTGCCGACCGCACAGAAAATGCCAGCCTCCGGCAGTTCCCGCACGATCGTATTCTTTAAAGTATTTCTGTTTGGTCAGGTTGGCTCTCTGGTAAGTCTCTTTGGGATCGATACTCACCGAAACAAAATCATATTGCTCATCCGCAGACCACTCCAGCTCCTTCAGCCCCCGAACCAGTGCCGTCAGTTGCAGAGAACACAACATGGGACAGTTGGAATAATTCAGCGAGAGGATAACCGGACGGTCTTTTTTAAAGTAGTCGCCCAGGGTTACCGGTTTCCCGGAACTATCCTGAAATTTGAGATCCAGGGGTAATTGAGTATCCAGGTGCTCAATGACGTCCAGTTTCTCGATACTTTTAGGAGCTTTTTCCATCCGGTCCGCCTGTACTGGCAGGACACTCAGTCCCCAGACAAAGAGGATCAGGATGGAGGTGTGCAACGGTTTCATGGCGATTTGTTTTTGTTTTTCTTTTGTTTCTCTTGTTCCTCCTGAACCACGAACTCCATAGCCCGATCAATGGGCACGGCTGCAATATTCTTATCCTGATCAATCCAGCGGTATTCCGACAAGGCTGCGGCCTGGTTTGCCAGGACGCTGTCCGAAGTCACTTCCGGCACCTCGATGACTTTGACTTCCGTTTCCGATTTCTCGAACGAGTAGCTCAAAGCGGCGACAGCGAATACCGTGAAAAAGGTAATGATGGTTCCAACGACGCCGACAAATGCGATCATCGTCGTATCGAGGTCATCATAGGCTGCTTTATGACTCGACATAATTTTATCTCTTATCCTAAAAGTGGCTGATCTGAGTAACCAGGCGATGTTTAAATGTTATGAAACTCGAGCGATTCTTCCAGACGCGGGTCACGAACCGGCATGATTGATTTGCCAGCGGACAGCTTCAGAATGGTCGCCACAAAGATTCCGCCGACTCCAATTGTACAACAGACGTTGATCAGGATCATCGGGAACGAGACTGCCGGATCCATGCCATCAAAGGCCAGGTTAGGCATCACGAGCCAGAAGATATCAACCCAGTTCATGATCAGCAGATAAACGGCCCAGAAACAGAGAGTCTTGGGGTTCCGCTTCATCCAGCGTGACATGAAGAAGACAAAAGGAATCGCAAAGTGTCCGATGACCAGCATCAGTGATACTGTTCCCCAGCCATTTGTCTGACGGGGCAGGAAGAAGGTGGTTTCTTCAGGAATATTCGCATACCAGATCAACAGGTACTGGGAAATCGCGATGTAAGCCCAGAAGCAGTTGAAGGCAAACAGCAGTTTACCGACATCGTGCAGGTGTTCGACGGTGACAGGTTCCTGGAGCAACCCTTTACTCCGCAGGAACACCAGGCTGATGGCCAGCACACTGAAGAACCCGACCAGACCCGCGGCGAAGTAGTAGACGCCGAAGATCGTACTGAACCAGTGAGCGTCCAGCGACATGATGAAGTCGAAGGCGGCAAAAGTCAGCGTGAACGCATACAGCAGGATCGCGGGACCACTGCGACGCTCCATGAGCAGCGTCAGTTCCGGATCACCGGATTCATCCTGTGCCAGTGATTTATTCAGGAAGAACCGGGCCAGAAAGATCCAGGAAGCGAAGTAGATCACATAGCGAATCGCAAAGAAGCCATTATTCAGGTAAGGGGCTTTGTGCTGCAGTAGAGTATCTTGAGCCACGTTCTCCGCGCTGGCCCACTTGTAGAGCGTATCGTTGCCCGTCAGGGACAGCAGCACGATCGGCAGTACGAGGACAGCCATCGGAATCACACCGAGGGAGAGAAATTCCGAAATACGCCGCAGGACCACACTCCAGCCGGCACGGGTCAGCTGCTGAATCATCACAAAGAACAGCGCGCCCAGCGAAATACTCAGGCAAAAGAATGTGCTCTGCAGGTAAGAGAAGGCAAACAGATCCCAACCGTGATTGAAGACCAGTCCCAGTACGAACGCTACCGGCAGCAGGACGGAGCAGCCCAGAGCGATCTTCAATGGAAGCGGCCCCAGTTCATCCAGGGTTTGCACAGTAATCTTTTTGTCAGCGTCGTGTGAGGTTTGCATAACGTTTCTTGTTTTACAACGAGATAATATTCAACAGTGAATTATAGAGGAAACCTGTTATTTGGTGTCCCGAAGTTTTCGTTTTTCATCATTTGTCAGGGTATCTGCGTCAACCTGATGGCTCTTCTGCAGGGCCTTCAGATAGAGCACAATCGCCCAGCGATCTTCCGGCGGAATCTGCGGCCCGTAGGCAGGCATCTTGCGGACACCGTTGGTGATCGTGTGGAACAGGCGTCCCACAGGCTGTTTACGAACGTTGTCGGTATGGTAGGATGCCGGGCGTACCCAGGTTCCCTGCTGCAGGTCCATGGCTCGCAGGGTGACCAGACCATCACCTTCCCCACCCAGACCGTGACAGACAGAACAGTAAATGCGGTAGCGTTCTTTACCCCGAGCCATCATCTTATCGGTGACGGGCATCGGAAACTCGGTTACCCAGGGCAGGTTAGCCAGTTTGTCTTCTGCTGCCGCCTGGGCGTCAGCGTTGGCACCTTCTGCTGGTTTTGCTTCAGCCGGTTTCTCTTCATCGGCTTTCGCATCGTCCTGGGCGGCGATCGTAATCACATCCTGATCTTCCGGCAGAACTTTCAGACCGTAGTAGAAGGGAATATTGTCATCTTTATACTGACCACGGGGAATCGTACCGGGGATATGCGGACGCATTTCACGACCGTCGCCGAAGATTGTAGTGGTATTCTGTGCCTTAAGATACGGCTGGAAGTCCATGTCGGGAATGATATGGATCCGCGGATTATCGGTCACAGTGGATCGCTTGTAAGCAACCAGGGCGATCGGCATCAGCATCAGGACGCCGAACAGGCTCAGGCCCAGTTTCAGGTTCCGTGGCAGTTTTGGTGATTCGACATCCGACCAGAACTCTTCCACATGGTTTGGATTGAGCGACTTCACGAATTCCCCGGTATCGATTTCGGAGAACTTGGGATCGCTGGCATCCATACTCAGGAAGAAGCGGTCGTTGGTTGCACGACGGAAAGCATCCGATTTGAAAATCGGATTGTACAGTTTGGGCAGTTGGTTCAGACCGAGCATGCCGAAGAAGGCACCGAAGGCAGCCAGCAGAACCGAGAGTTCGAACATGATCGGAATACAGGCCGGAATACTGAAGAGCGGCTTACCACTGATCAGGAACGGGTAATCTACGGCGTTCATCCAGTACTGCATGCTGATCGCGATAGTACCGCCGGTCAGACCGCAGGCAGCCACAATCCAGGGCAGAATCGTGTATTTGATGCCCATAGCTTCATCGATTCCGTGAACCGGGAACGGGGTATGGGTATCCCAGCGATTGTAGCCGGCATCGCGCACCTTCCGGGATGCTTCCATCAGGGATTCCGGATCATTGAACTCGGCCAGCAACCCCAGGAGTTCGGGTTCTACTTTGTTCTCAGCTGGATGTTCGATCGTGGTCGCCATAATTTCTTTATTCATACTCATGTTTTATACCGTATCAAAATACAGTCTGACAGCCGTTCTGATTGCCTCTAGTCTTTGATCTCTGGCTGATAATCGCCATGACCGTGAGGTTCATGATAAACACTTTTGACTTCTGCCATCGCTACCATCGGCAGGAATTTACAGAAGAGCAGGAACAGCGTCATGAACAGACCGAAACTTCCGATCAACATTAACACGTCAACAATAGTCGGTTTGAAGTAACCCCAGCTGGAAGGCAGGAAGTCGCGGCTCAGTGAGGTGACGGTAATCACGAAACGTTCGAACCACATACCGATATTCACAAAAATACAGACCACAAAAATCATCCACGGCGTTGTGCGGATCTTCTTGATCCAGAACAGCTGCGGGCTGATTACGTTACAGGAAACCATGATCCAGTAAGCCCAGGCATAGGGACCGAACGCACGGTTGATGAAGGCGAATGTTTCATAGCGGTTACCGCCGTACCAGGCGATGAAGAATTCCATAGCATAGGCATAACCCACCATGGTTCCGGTGGCGATGATCACCTTGGTCATGTTTTCCAGGTGACGGTCGGTCAGCAGGTCTTTAATCCCACAGATGGATCGTACGGGAATCATCAGTGTCAGCACCATGGCGAAACCACTGAAGACCGCACCCGCGACGAAGTAAGGCGGGAAGATCGTGGTATGCCAACCGGGGAGCTGTGAAACGGCAAAGTCGAAACTCACGATGGTATGCACACTGAGCACCAGTGGAGTTGCCAGGGCAGCCAGGAGCAGGTAAGCCCGCTCGTAACGGTGCCAGTGACGGGAAGAACCGTTCCAGCCCAGTGAGAACAGTCCGTAACCGAACTGAGCAATTTTATTCTTGGCCCGGTCACGCAGGGTGGCCAGGTCGGGGATCATCCCCATGTACCAGAACAACAGTGATACGGTCGCGTAAGTAGAAACGGCGAACACGTCCCACAGCAGCGGGCTGCGGAAGTTTGGCCACATGGACATCTGGTTGGGAATCGGGAAGAGCCAGTAAGCCAGCCAGACACGACCGATGTGAATCCCGGGGAACAGCCCCGCACAGACTACAGCGAAAATCGTCATCGCTTCGGCAGCGCGGTTGATCCCGGTACGCC contains:
- a CDS encoding cytochrome c oxidase subunit 3, which produces MLFTSRDRLSQRDFGLAIFLFSIAVLFVGGLLAYVVVRTSMAQTSQPINLVIPPILWLSTALLILGSITIHRSLYYVRLEKQQQFRNCLNLTFLLGGAFFVIQTLGLMNVLSQHGELLLSLDPAQDSYRYLSSYGMLFAFVLLHAVHFIVAFGVLGYVIYKAYLYEYDHEYHWGVHACSVVWHFLGVIWICMLLLFCFVG
- a CDS encoding cytochrome C oxidase subunit IV family protein, which translates into the protein MSDHVESDAHAEEAQSCHVHIVPVKVLVGVFLALVFLTIVTVEAAKYDTGSVDVIVSMAIATAKASLVVFIFMHLWYDKPLNRITFFFSICFAAFFLCMILLDSHAYDHYVKGFQEDNAPVAAEAPAAPAPAAPAGEQAAPAAAPEAAEKKAAPEAKAEKAPEAESKPAPEKPAADKK
- a CDS encoding cytochrome c oxidase subunit 3 encodes the protein MNTAATTTTDEHSDAHDHEHHDPRLAHHFDSHQQQFDTGKLGIWLFLVTEVLFFSGLFGFYAVYRSLHPEVFVYASQFLDTTLGAANTIVLLFSSLTMAWGVRCAQLGQTRGLLTCLVITLGCAAIFLGVKSFEYTEKAHHGLLWAGAYVSPEHHGEEHVDPEKAPGAAAAAALEAEAIEAEKEEAHTEESHNEGDTLFEKTKATLSYMTLVLWVVIVLSGVAFGALIKNPNKKNLATIAGCFLVSAVGMQLGAYASIGYHAFGHHEEPTKQEIQMAETAPIEYAEQTEKVPEPKLAGTFFSVYFCMTGLHAIHIIGGMIAISWLIVRTVNGAFTTYYFGAVDFVGLYWHLVDLIWIYLFPLLYLIN
- a CDS encoding cytochrome c oxidase subunit I, giving the protein MATVVDSSDPKSNFPIQYRELNYLNCSSGWKSWFFTLDHKRIGIMYLIGVTCSFFLGGLFAVLLRTELLSPERVLMGPDSYNQMFTLHGAIMTFLVIIPGVPAAIGNIILPVMLGAKDVAFPRMNLGSFYLWMFGAAFFLAAIVLGGLDTGWTFYTPYSVTTSTAVITALLGVFILGFSSIFTGLNFIVTIHTMRPPGMTWFKMPLFLWALYATALIQILATPVLGITGLLLIVERAFHIGIFDPALGGDPVLFQHFFWFYSHPAVYVMILPAMGVVSEVIAVHSRKHIFGYRFIAYSSIAIAMFGFLVWGHHMFVSGQSRVVAVIFSAITFSVSIPSAIKVFNWLTTMYKGSIRFTTAMCYGLAFIFIFSIGGLTGLFLATLATDVHLHDTYFVVAHFHYVMMGSSLVGLFAAVHHWWPKISGKMFSETWGRIACLGVFLGFNLTFFPQFLLGTRGMPRRYYTYLEEFQGLHIMSTCGAYLLGLSSALMAATLIYSVYRGKKAPANPWGGASLEWQCSSPPPHNNFDHPPLAGDPYVMESVVYNEEIGGYVPVECQGDNKQSVTASGDKEA
- the coxB gene encoding cytochrome c oxidase subunit II, encoding MLANADAGFWFPPQGSTVAEHSDSVYFFILYVCTFFFVLIVSLMVLFMVKYRHRPGVEAEKTSTHNLTLELSWSVIPTLLTIVMFWVGFTGYIDMRTPPSDSYDINVIAKKWSWAFQYPNGWIESELHIPKGENVTLTMASDDVIHSLWVPAFRTKMDVVPGRYTQEWFKATRAGEYPLMCAEYCGQKHSNMISKVIVHETRGDFDKWLQQASDIHKNKSPVEAGEYFYKSRGCIQCHSLDGTPKNGPSFKGLYGKDEKMTDGSTVKVDDNYLRESILEPQASIVAGFRPIMPTFKGQLTDQDISAIIAFIKAQK
- a CDS encoding SCO family protein: MKPLHTSILILFVWGLSVLPVQADRMEKAPKSIEKLDVIEHLDTQLPLDLKFQDSSGKPVTLGDYFKKDRPVILSLNYSNCPMLCSLQLTALVRGLKELEWSADEQYDFVSVSIDPKETYQRANLTKQKYFKEYDRAGTAGGWHFLCGRQESIDKLADAMGVQYQYVAERQEYAHPAVLLVCTPDGRVSRYLYGINFPKQTLKLALVEASEGKIGSTVDRFLLFCFHYDADSGRYAPTARNIMKIGGFATVFILTVVLIPYWRGRKGRQALETGDAQTHEVPQETRHFSTPEK
- a CDS encoding quinol:cytochrome C oxidoreductase, giving the protein MQTSHDADKKITVQTLDELGPLPLKIALGCSVLLPVAFVLGLVFNHGWDLFAFSYLQSTFFCLSISLGALFFVMIQQLTRAGWSVVLRRISEFLSLGVIPMAVLVLPIVLLSLTGNDTLYKWASAENVAQDTLLQHKAPYLNNGFFAIRYVIYFASWIFLARFFLNKSLAQDESGDPELTLLMERRSGPAILLYAFTLTFAAFDFIMSLDAHWFSTIFGVYYFAAGLVGFFSVLAISLVFLRSKGLLQEPVTVEHLHDVGKLLFAFNCFWAYIAISQYLLIWYANIPEETTFFLPRQTNGWGTVSLMLVIGHFAIPFVFFMSRWMKRNPKTLCFWAVYLLIMNWVDIFWLVMPNLAFDGMDPAVSFPMILINVCCTIGVGGIFVATILKLSAGKSIMPVRDPRLEESLEFHNI
- a CDS encoding quinol:electron acceptor oxidoreductase subunit ActD, translated to MSMNKEIMATTIEHPAENKVEPELLGLLAEFNDPESLMEASRKVRDAGYNRWDTHTPFPVHGIDEAMGIKYTILPWIVAACGLTGGTIAISMQYWMNAVDYPFLISGKPLFSIPACIPIMFELSVLLAAFGAFFGMLGLNQLPKLYNPIFKSDAFRRATNDRFFLSMDASDPKFSEIDTGEFVKSLNPNHVEEFWSDVESPKLPRNLKLGLSLFGVLMLMPIALVAYKRSTVTDNPRIHIIPDMDFQPYLKAQNTTTIFGDGREMRPHIPGTIPRGQYKDDNIPFYYGLKVLPEDQDVITIAAQDDAKADEEKPAEAKPAEGANADAQAAAEDKLANLPWVTEFPMPVTDKMMARGKERYRIYCSVCHGLGGEGDGLVTLRAMDLQQGTWVRPASYHTDNVRKQPVGRLFHTITNGVRKMPAYGPQIPPEDRWAIVLYLKALQKSHQVDADTLTNDEKRKLRDTK
- the nrfD gene encoding NrfD/PsrC family molybdoenzyme membrane anchor subunit translates to MASVASEPIDTTTEVPGKRTPLVTGAHDYGTITDAVCRLAECKAPLSWYVALAASAALMGMLFGLVGYLIITGVGVWGNRSPVFWGWPIVNFVFWVGIGHAGTLISAILFLFRQDWRTGINRAAEAMTIFAVVCAGLFPGIHIGRVWLAYWLFPIPNQMSMWPNFRSPLLWDVFAVSTYATVSLLFWYMGMIPDLATLRDRAKNKIAQFGYGLFSLGWNGSSRHWHRYERAYLLLAALATPLVLSVHTIVSFDFAVSQLPGWHTTIFPPYFVAGAVFSGFAMVLTLMIPVRSICGIKDLLTDRHLENMTKVIIATGTMVGYAYAMEFFIAWYGGNRYETFAFINRAFGPYAWAYWIMVSCNVISPQLFWIKKIRTTPWMIFVVCIFVNIGMWFERFVITVTSLSRDFLPSSWGYFKPTIVDVLMLIGSFGLFMTLFLLFCKFLPMVAMAEVKSVYHEPHGHGDYQPEIKD